A portion of the Andreesenia angusta genome contains these proteins:
- a CDS encoding ABC transporter permease, with product MISKVLTVFSRDLKVSLRNFVALYIIVFPVVLGVAVNLFVPGVNESTVSLAMIKGENVRQIQYLKDYAEIEILGSAEDVEARVLERDDILGILPEGEKSYYILSQGDEPEYMLEFAKMLQVFYENKVTAEDSRAEIVELGRTVPPMKKTLVSGAIMLYSVMGGMLIALNIVEEKADNTISAINVTPLSRLGYIAGKSLMGVLFPLVGTAIMLVITGFRDINFGQALTMVLVSSMVSVLVGFIEGVNNDDVINAAGNMKLLFLPLAGSIAAIELLSDRWQKFFYWSPFYWTYKGNELVLSKSGSWDEILLYAGIVLAISAVVFAVLAPRIRRGLE from the coding sequence ATGATTTCGAAAGTTTTGACTGTTTTTTCTAGGGATTTAAAGGTGAGCCTCAGAAACTTTGTGGCGCTCTATATAATAGTCTTCCCGGTTGTGCTGGGCGTTGCAGTAAACCTTTTTGTGCCGGGGGTGAACGAGAGCACCGTGAGCTTGGCCATGATAAAGGGGGAGAATGTAAGGCAGATACAGTATCTAAAGGACTACGCCGAGATAGAGATACTCGGCAGCGCAGAGGACGTGGAGGCCAGAGTGCTAGAGCGTGACGACATTCTAGGGATTCTTCCCGAGGGCGAAAAAAGCTACTATATACTCTCACAGGGAGACGAGCCAGAGTACATGCTGGAGTTTGCAAAGATGCTCCAGGTGTTTTACGAAAACAAGGTGACAGCCGAGGACTCCAGGGCGGAGATAGTGGAGCTTGGAAGGACGGTGCCTCCTATGAAAAAGACGCTTGTAAGCGGGGCCATAATGCTATACTCTGTAATGGGGGGCATGCTTATAGCCCTGAATATAGTGGAGGAAAAAGCCGACAACACCATAAGCGCCATAAACGTGACGCCGCTGTCCAGGCTGGGATATATAGCCGGGAAAAGCCTTATGGGGGTGCTGTTTCCGCTTGTGGGGACAGCTATAATGCTTGTTATAACAGGGTTTAGAGATATAAACTTCGGGCAGGCCTTGACTATGGTACTGGTGTCCTCTATGGTGAGTGTGCTTGTGGGATTTATAGAGGGAGTGAACAACGACGACGTAATAAATGCGGCTGGAAATATGAAATTGCTTTTTCTGCCGCTTGCAGGCTCTATCGCAGCCATAGAGCTTCTTTCCGACCGCTGGCAGAAGTTTTTCTACTGGAGCCCTTTTTACTGGACTTACAAGGGAAACGAACTTGTGCTTTCAAAAAGCGGCAGCTGGGACGAGATACTGCTCTATGCCGGGATAGTGCTTGCCATAAGCGCAGTTGTATTTGCGGTTTTAGCCCCGAGAATTAGAAGAGGGCTTGAATAG
- a CDS encoding ABC transporter permease encodes MMKLFHSFKKELVLSSKSYYFYIELFMALILLLILLFVVPENFNTSTEEYVYLDLPAEARESYYREIQEESPGIEFENMELEIEDGISNARYYKTEDSEVYFVDSEEAVKYFAEQEGKFGATVFLASDGKLSYRYYMQGYESEKLKNIYKVIHSGELELESLAAQAESQRVKKIGEYEQLSDRENMIPVFLTVNGSLMGLFIIASYIFLDRQEGIIQAYAVTPAPVWMYLMSKVGVIITSSLAFSLILLLPTVGTGVNYGLLFVLLVCSGLFATSIGLIITSYYRDMMKSFGTLYVIIMLMMIPSIAYFIPNWEPAWVRFIPTYYMIESFKELLLKSGDSMYVLYTSAGFLASGVLLFAFANYRFKKTLLV; translated from the coding sequence ATGATGAAGCTGTTTCATAGTTTCAAAAAAGAGCTGGTACTTTCCTCTAAAAGCTACTACTTCTACATAGAGCTCTTTATGGCGCTTATATTGCTTCTGATACTGCTGTTCGTGGTGCCAGAAAACTTTAATACCAGCACAGAGGAGTACGTCTACCTAGATCTCCCAGCGGAAGCAAGAGAGAGCTACTACAGAGAGATTCAAGAGGAATCTCCGGGCATCGAGTTTGAGAACATGGAGCTTGAGATAGAGGACGGAATTTCAAATGCCAGGTACTACAAGACTGAGGACTCGGAGGTCTACTTTGTAGATAGCGAAGAGGCTGTGAAGTACTTTGCAGAGCAGGAGGGGAAGTTCGGAGCTACTGTCTTTCTGGCTTCAGACGGCAAGCTGTCCTACAGGTACTATATGCAGGGCTACGAGTCGGAGAAACTTAAAAACATCTACAAGGTGATTCACAGCGGAGAATTAGAGCTTGAATCGCTTGCAGCTCAGGCGGAGTCGCAGAGGGTAAAGAAGATAGGCGAATACGAGCAGCTGAGCGATAGGGAGAATATGATACCGGTGTTCCTGACTGTGAACGGAAGTCTTATGGGACTCTTTATAATAGCCTCGTATATATTTCTAGACCGCCAGGAGGGGATAATACAGGCGTACGCCGTGACTCCCGCTCCTGTCTGGATGTACCTTATGAGCAAGGTGGGGGTAATAATCACAAGCTCTTTAGCTTTCAGCCTTATACTGCTACTGCCCACAGTTGGCACGGGGGTGAACTACGGGCTGCTCTTTGTTTTGCTTGTATGTTCAGGGTTGTTTGCGACTTCGATAGGGCTTATAATCACAAGCTACTACAGGGACATGATGAAGTCCTTCGGCACTCTGTACGTGATTATAATGCTGATGATGATTCCGAGCATAGCCTATTTTATCCCGAACTGGGAACCGGCGTGGGTTAGATTTATTCCCACTTACTACATGATAGAGAGCTTCAAGGAGCTGCTGCTTAAGAGCGGGGACAGCATGTATGTGCTGTACACTTCGGCTGGATTCTTGGCTTCGGGAGTGCTGCTCTTCGCTTTTGCAAACTACAGATTTAAGAAGACGCTTCTAGTCTAA
- a CDS encoding ABC transporter ATP-binding protein, producing the protein MRRGVRGLINVKNLYHSYNKDDKYALKDVSFEVKEGEVFGCLGPSGAGKSTIMGILTGLLQLQQGEVSVVGYNVKKIKSKMFNDIGVSFEQSNVYSKMTAKENLDFYGKLFDVETADSKALLEMVGLGDKADVKAGEFSKGMKHRLTFIRSMINHPKMWFLDEPTTGLDPAIAADIKDIIKEQQRKGVTVFLTTHNMYIADELCDRVAFIVDGEIRLIDSPKNLKLKYGEKLVDVEYRADGETFKEKLSTTEKKDKQRLVEIVENHEIVTMHTKEATLEEIFIKVTGKGLSHDEAVS; encoded by the coding sequence TTGAGAAGGGGAGTGAGAGGCTTGATAAATGTAAAGAATCTATATCATTCATACAACAAAGACGACAAATACGCCTTGAAAGACGTAAGCTTCGAAGTAAAGGAAGGTGAGGTGTTCGGATGTCTGGGGCCATCGGGGGCCGGAAAGTCCACCATAATGGGGATACTGACGGGGCTGCTCCAGCTTCAGCAGGGAGAGGTATCTGTAGTGGGATACAACGTGAAAAAGATAAAAAGCAAGATGTTTAACGACATAGGGGTATCCTTTGAGCAGTCGAATGTCTACAGCAAGATGACGGCAAAGGAGAATCTGGACTTTTACGGCAAGCTTTTCGACGTAGAGACAGCGGACTCTAAAGCGCTACTGGAGATGGTCGGGCTAGGAGACAAGGCCGATGTGAAGGCTGGAGAGTTCTCCAAAGGCATGAAGCACAGGCTGACTTTTATAAGGTCCATGATAAACCATCCCAAGATGTGGTTTCTGGACGAGCCTACCACGGGGCTTGACCCTGCCATAGCGGCGGATATAAAGGACATAATAAAAGAGCAGCAGAGAAAAGGCGTCACGGTCTTTCTGACAACTCACAATATGTATATAGCCGACGAGCTGTGCGACAGAGTGGCCTTTATAGTGGACGGGGAGATAAGGCTTATAGACTCGCCCAAGAACCTAAAGCTGAAGTACGGGGAAAAGCTGGTGGACGTGGAGTACAGAGCGGACGGAGAGACGTTCAAGGAAAAGCTCTCCACAACAGAGAAGAAGGACAAGCAGAGGCTAGTGGAGATAGTGGAGAATCACGAGATAGTCACAATGCACACAAAAGAGGCCACACTTGAGGAGATATTCATAAAGGTGACGGGAAAGGGGCTGAGTCATGATGAAGCTGTTTCATAG
- a CDS encoding DUF4349 domain-containing protein, translating to MFKKWKSVIAFVLIAILSTALVQCTSKSQEQSDIGPGVTEESVPDYAEDSENSKSGAEGEDSKVVTNVYMAIETLEFDSSVEKLEASVEKQSGYVEYSNIGYNNYIGREVYKSGNFTVRVPSEKEAVFKKEIAKLGNVTSESTSKSDITKTYRDTETKLKVLETKEQRILALMEKATAIEDIIKLEESLNETIYEKEQLKSEISSMDTQVSFSTVEVNLLEVERYSTGDTPDTGFWKKVSEAFKNSFYVFGVVLERLVIIAIYMIPFAILGVAIYIVIRKYILKRRNK from the coding sequence GTGTTTAAAAAGTGGAAAAGTGTAATAGCATTTGTGTTGATAGCGATTCTGTCCACAGCGCTTGTACAGTGCACAAGCAAAAGCCAGGAGCAGTCGGACATAGGACCGGGAGTCACAGAGGAATCTGTTCCGGACTACGCGGAGGACTCTGAAAACAGCAAGTCTGGAGCTGAGGGCGAAGACAGCAAGGTGGTCACAAACGTCTATATGGCCATAGAGACACTGGAGTTTGACAGCTCTGTAGAGAAGCTAGAAGCGTCTGTGGAAAAGCAGAGTGGATATGTGGAGTATTCCAACATAGGCTATAATAACTACATCGGCAGGGAAGTCTATAAATCGGGCAATTTTACGGTCAGGGTTCCAAGTGAAAAAGAAGCTGTTTTCAAAAAAGAGATAGCTAAGCTTGGGAATGTGACGTCGGAGAGCACATCTAAGTCGGACATCACCAAGACCTACAGAGACACGGAGACAAAGCTGAAGGTGCTGGAAACCAAAGAGCAGAGGATACTCGCGCTGATGGAGAAGGCTACGGCTATAGAGGATATAATAAAGCTAGAGGAAAGCTTAAATGAAACAATCTACGAAAAAGAGCAGCTGAAGAGCGAGATAAGCAGCATGGACACTCAGGTGTCTTTCAGTACAGTGGAGGTAAATCTCTTGGAAGTCGAAAGGTATTCGACAGGGGACACTCCTGACACAGGATTTTGGAAGAAGGTATCGGAAGCTTTCAAGAATTCCTTCTACGTATTTGGAGTAGTGCTGGAGAGGCTTGTGATAATTGCAATCTATATGATTCCATTTGCGATACTAGGAGTTGCAATCTACATTGTGATAAGAAAATACATCTTAAAGCGCAGAAATAAATAG
- a CDS encoding M48 family metallopeptidase, with protein sequence MDLNINGNTIRYEVQYNAKRKKFAISMDPSGLVTVKSPKNVPIDAIEKLIAENISWVEGKHGEMEQRKEALKLTEELGVSKYLYMGRPHSAEELLGTSGLGEEELKDTLKKFYISSAKSLIGERLKHYQREMGVKFKSMKIMESKAKWGTCSSDKELTFNYRLVMAPVKVVDYVVVHELCHLDHMNHDRSFWRKVGSIMPDYKEQQEFLSKYGQFMSLERWG encoded by the coding sequence ATGGATCTAAATATAAACGGAAATACAATAAGATATGAAGTTCAGTACAACGCAAAGCGAAAGAAATTCGCCATAAGCATGGATCCTTCGGGGCTTGTGACTGTGAAGTCTCCGAAAAATGTGCCAATAGACGCAATAGAAAAACTGATTGCAGAGAATATATCCTGGGTAGAAGGGAAACACGGAGAGATGGAACAGAGAAAGGAAGCTCTTAAGCTCACAGAAGAGCTTGGAGTCTCGAAATACCTCTACATGGGAAGGCCACACTCAGCAGAGGAGCTTCTAGGCACCAGCGGACTAGGTGAGGAAGAGCTGAAAGACACCCTCAAGAAGTTCTACATCTCAAGCGCCAAGAGCCTAATAGGGGAAAGGCTTAAGCACTACCAGCGGGAGATGGGGGTGAAGTTCAAGTCCATGAAGATCATGGAGTCGAAGGCGAAGTGGGGGACCTGCAGCTCCGACAAAGAGCTGACATTCAACTACAGGCTTGTAATGGCGCCTGTAAAGGTTGTAGACTACGTGGTAGTACATGAGCTCTGCCATCTAGACCATATGAATCACGACAGGTCCTTTTGGCGAAAAGTTGGGAGCATTATGCCGGACTACAAGGAGCAGCAGGAGTTTCTCTCAAAATACGGCCAGTTTATGAGTCTGGAAAGGTGGGGATGA
- a CDS encoding FtsX-like permease family protein: MKKTYFKNLFRDIKKSISRFLSIVVIIAVGVAFYVGVRATSPDMKMSADNYFEKSGFMDFKIVSTLGLTEDDLAEIRSVKGVSRAEGSYSLDAVTEKGDSQMVLNINSIPEKDGINDIVITSGRRAESPDEAVIEEKFAKENGLKLNDMLKIKSGGDKDLGESLENTEFKIVGTAKSPLYISTQRQLSSVGNGIVRGFVYVIPEVFKSEVYTEVYAKAESAKSDLSMLESEEYSRYIGGIEKELESLGKSRSETRYNEIVEEADAQIKEAEEKLDQARVYADMGSEEAAAEVKRGEEEIAKSREAIDEIKKPEWYLLGRAQNLGYETYRQDSDRIDNIGKVFPLIFFLVAALVSLTTMTRMVQENRTEIGTFKALGYSTESIVAHYFIYSLLASLTGSILGVAIGFRLFPPLIMNAYGSLYQIPEMLTPFNMGFALQASLIAVLSTCIAVIAATLDELKEVPASLMRPKPPKSGKKILLERVGFIWKRLKFTRKVTARNIFRYKQRLFMTVIGIAACTGLMITGFGLKDGIIGATEVQFNEIYKYDMTGSLKKDISREEKDKMKLKALEDKNIESIMYADIRNGEVETPKSRSEDVFVVVPEDKQALNSYIKLYLEDEGLSLDDKGVVITEKLSRLIDKSVGDSIEIVMEDKAIEVKIAAITEQYVQHYIYMSPDYYAEVSEEDLSYNSFYGLLKDSSDETEENTLNKLKSIGDVNSVSFKSNAKVDYDQSMDSIDSVVMILIASAGVLAFVVIYNLTNINISERRRELATIKLLGFYNKELASYIYRENMILTVLGSLAGILVGMFLNRFVLSTAETNIIKFLGEISPVHILYSVLLTILFSAVVNIAMYRRFDSIDMIESLKSAE; the protein is encoded by the coding sequence ATGAAGAAGACGTATTTCAAGAACCTTTTCAGGGATATAAAGAAGAGCATTTCAAGATTTCTGTCTATTGTGGTGATAATAGCTGTAGGTGTTGCGTTTTACGTGGGAGTCAGGGCGACTAGCCCCGACATGAAGATGTCGGCGGACAACTACTTTGAGAAAAGCGGCTTTATGGACTTTAAAATCGTATCTACACTTGGGCTGACTGAGGACGATTTGGCAGAAATTCGGAGTGTGAAAGGCGTGTCCAGAGCTGAAGGGTCGTATTCGCTGGACGCTGTGACAGAGAAGGGCGACAGCCAGATGGTTTTAAATATAAATTCGATTCCGGAAAAAGACGGAATAAACGACATAGTCATAACAAGCGGAAGAAGGGCGGAGAGCCCTGACGAAGCTGTTATAGAGGAGAAGTTTGCAAAAGAGAACGGTTTGAAGCTAAACGACATGCTGAAAATCAAGTCGGGAGGCGACAAAGACCTAGGGGAAAGCCTCGAGAACACGGAGTTTAAAATTGTGGGCACTGCCAAGTCTCCGCTCTATATCTCAACCCAAAGGCAGCTGAGCTCTGTGGGGAACGGCATTGTAAGGGGCTTTGTATATGTAATTCCAGAGGTCTTTAAAAGCGAGGTATATACGGAAGTGTACGCAAAGGCCGAAAGTGCGAAATCGGACTTGAGCATGCTTGAAAGCGAGGAGTACTCGAGATACATCGGCGGAATAGAGAAAGAGCTTGAAAGTCTGGGCAAGTCGAGAAGCGAGACCAGGTACAATGAAATCGTGGAAGAGGCAGATGCGCAGATAAAGGAAGCCGAAGAAAAGCTAGATCAGGCCAGAGTATACGCCGATATGGGGTCAGAGGAAGCAGCTGCTGAAGTCAAGCGCGGGGAAGAAGAGATAGCGAAAAGCAGAGAAGCGATAGACGAGATAAAGAAGCCGGAGTGGTATTTGCTGGGAAGAGCCCAGAACCTGGGCTATGAAACTTACAGACAGGACAGCGACAGAATAGACAATATAGGGAAGGTATTCCCGCTGATTTTCTTTTTGGTTGCCGCACTTGTAAGCCTTACAACCATGACCAGGATGGTGCAGGAGAACAGGACTGAAATAGGCACGTTCAAGGCGCTTGGGTACTCCACGGAGTCCATAGTTGCCCACTACTTTATATACTCTCTGCTGGCCAGCTTGACAGGCAGCATACTTGGCGTGGCCATTGGGTTTAGGCTTTTTCCACCGCTAATAATGAATGCCTACGGGTCGCTTTACCAGATTCCGGAGATGCTTACGCCTTTCAACATGGGGTTTGCGCTTCAAGCCTCGCTGATAGCTGTGCTTTCAACCTGCATAGCTGTAATAGCGGCTACGCTTGACGAGCTGAAGGAAGTTCCGGCCTCGCTTATGAGGCCGAAGCCCCCTAAGTCAGGCAAGAAGATACTCCTGGAAAGAGTAGGCTTTATATGGAAGCGACTTAAGTTCACGAGAAAGGTGACTGCAAGAAATATATTCAGGTACAAGCAGAGGCTCTTTATGACGGTGATAGGCATAGCGGCCTGCACAGGGCTTATGATAACAGGCTTCGGGCTGAAAGACGGAATAATCGGGGCTACAGAGGTCCAGTTCAATGAAATCTACAAGTACGATATGACCGGCAGCCTAAAGAAAGACATAAGCAGAGAAGAAAAAGACAAGATGAAGCTGAAAGCGCTAGAGGACAAGAACATAGAGTCGATTATGTACGCAGACATCAGAAACGGAGAAGTAGAGACGCCGAAGTCCCGAAGCGAGGATGTGTTTGTAGTGGTCCCGGAGGACAAGCAGGCATTGAACAGCTATATAAAGCTGTACCTAGAGGATGAAGGCTTAAGCCTTGACGATAAGGGTGTTGTTATAACTGAAAAACTCTCGAGACTGATAGATAAAAGTGTCGGAGACTCGATAGAGATTGTGATGGAAGACAAGGCCATAGAGGTGAAGATAGCTGCCATAACGGAGCAGTACGTACAGCACTATATATACATGAGCCCGGACTACTATGCGGAAGTGTCAGAGGAAGACCTAAGCTACAACAGCTTCTACGGGTTGCTGAAAGACAGCTCCGATGAAACAGAGGAAAATACGCTAAACAAGCTGAAATCCATAGGCGATGTGAACTCTGTAAGTTTCAAGAGCAACGCAAAAGTGGACTACGACCAAAGTATGGACAGCATAGACTCCGTGGTGATGATACTGATAGCTTCGGCAGGGGTGCTGGCCTTTGTGGTGATATACAATCTCACAAACATAAATATCTCTGAAAGAAGAAGAGAGCTTGCCACGATAAAGCTATTAGGATTTTACAACAAAGAGCTGGCGTCTTATATATACAGGGAGAATATGATACTGACTGTGCTGGGGAGCCTTGCAGGTATACTGGTAGGCATGTTTTTAAACAGGTTTGTGCTCTCCACGGCGGAGACCAATATCATAAAGTTTTTGGGCGAGATCAGCCCGGTGCACATACTCTACTCTGTGTTGCTCACTATACTGTTCTCGGCTGTTGTAAATATAGCCATGTACAGAAGATTCGATAGCATAGATATGATAGAGTCGCTTAAGAGCGCAGAATAG
- a CDS encoding ABC transporter ATP-binding protein: MSFVEFKNVKKDYNMGEVVINAVKDVSFSIERGEFVIVLGASGAGKTTILNLLGGMDSLTSGEILVDGNNIGAYDKRKLTSYRRDDIGFVFQFYNLIQNLNAIENVELAVEICKNPMKPEEVLKSVGLGDRLYNFPSQLSGGEQQRTSIARAIAKNPKLLLCDEPTGALDYNTGKSILKLLSDTAKEYNMTVVVITHNSAIAPIADKIITVKSGQIESVQRNESPIDIESIEW; encoded by the coding sequence TTGAGCTTTGTAGAATTTAAAAACGTGAAGAAAGACTATAATATGGGTGAAGTGGTGATAAATGCGGTCAAGGACGTCTCTTTTTCCATAGAGAGAGGAGAGTTTGTGATAGTGCTTGGAGCTAGCGGCGCTGGGAAGACCACTATTCTAAATCTGCTAGGCGGGATGGACAGCTTGACTAGCGGGGAGATACTTGTAGACGGAAACAACATAGGCGCATACGACAAGAGGAAGCTCACAAGCTACAGAAGGGACGATATAGGGTTTGTATTCCAGTTCTACAACTTGATCCAGAATCTGAACGCCATCGAGAATGTGGAGCTTGCAGTCGAGATATGCAAGAATCCCATGAAGCCGGAGGAAGTGCTGAAAAGCGTAGGGCTTGGAGATAGACTCTACAATTTCCCTTCTCAGCTGTCGGGGGGAGAGCAGCAAAGGACATCTATAGCAAGGGCCATAGCCAAGAACCCCAAGCTGCTACTGTGCGACGAGCCTACAGGGGCGCTTGACTACAACACAGGCAAGTCGATACTCAAGCTGCTCTCCGATACGGCCAAGGAGTACAATATGACAGTTGTAGTGATCACCCACAACTCTGCAATAGCCCCTATAGCAGACAAGATAATAACTGTGAAAAGCGGTCAGATAGAGAGTGTCCAGAGAAATGAAAGTCCAATAGATATAGAAAGCATAGAGTGGTAA
- a CDS encoding TetR/AcrR family transcriptional regulator yields the protein MQYLKDEVRNSIAQGALKEFMEKGYEGASVRSIAKASGTSVGNIYKYFKSKEDIYENIIGSVYDKLVNYIGQFDEVELNEKAEAVFNQLIEKLMKIFDESSHEISTLLNQSVGSKYENCKELFVDFITRIVTESMEYELSKRGKKLADNFNIYLVSRSLVDSISIIVREKEDGTEVRKLVLNMIDIYYTGLADKLECKDLN from the coding sequence ATGCAGTATTTAAAGGATGAAGTCAGAAACAGTATAGCCCAAGGGGCTTTAAAGGAGTTTATGGAAAAAGGCTACGAAGGGGCTTCTGTCAGGAGCATAGCCAAAGCGTCGGGTACTTCTGTAGGCAATATATATAAATATTTTAAGTCGAAAGAGGATATCTATGAAAACATAATAGGCTCTGTATATGACAAACTAGTTAACTACATCGGCCAGTTTGACGAGGTGGAGCTGAACGAGAAGGCCGAAGCCGTGTTCAACCAGCTGATAGAGAAGCTGATGAAGATCTTCGACGAAAGTAGCCATGAGATATCCACGCTTTTAAATCAAAGCGTGGGCTCGAAATATGAGAACTGCAAGGAGCTCTTTGTGGACTTTATAACCAGGATTGTCACAGAGTCTATGGAGTACGAGCTTTCCAAAAGAGGGAAGAAGCTTGCGGACAACTTCAACATATACCTTGTGTCCCGCAGTTTGGTGGACAGCATCTCCATAATAGTAAGGGAAAAAGAAGACGGCACAGAGGTCAGAAAGCTGGTTCTGAACATGATAGATATATACTACACTGGCTTGGCGGACAAGCTGGAGTGCAAAGACTTGAATTGA
- a CDS encoding ABC-F family ATP-binding cassette domain-containing protein has translation MSILTVKNLSHGFGSRAIFNDVSFRLLNGEHIGLVGANGEGKSTFMNIITRKLEPDEGNVEWSKRVRVGYLDQHTALSEGMTVRDVLKGAFKYLFDLEDEINEIYGKMGEVSPEELDKLMEEVGTLQDMLSNNGFYTIDAKVDEIARGLGLDDVGLERDVQDLSGGQRTKVLLAKLLLEKPDILLLDEPTNYLDEVHIEWLKHYLQNYENAFILISHDIPFLNSVINLVYHMENQELNRYVGDYDDFLKVYEVKKQQLESAYKKQQQEISELKDFVARNKARVSTRNMAMSRQKKLDKMDVIELAREKPKPEFNFKYGKTSGKLIFEAVDLVIGYDSPLSSPLNLRMERGQKVALTGANGIGKTTLLKSIIGELVPLSGSVQLGESLQIGYFEQEIKEANYNTCIEEIWNEFPSLSQYEVRAALAKCGLTTEHIESKVYVLSGGEQAKVRLCKLINKESNLLVLDEPTNHLDVDAKEELKRALKAYKGSIILISHEPEFYRDVATDVWNCESWTTKLF, from the coding sequence ATGAGTATTTTAACTGTAAAAAACCTTAGCCACGGCTTTGGAAGCCGTGCAATCTTCAACGACGTGTCCTTCAGGCTCCTAAACGGAGAGCATATCGGCCTTGTGGGGGCGAACGGCGAAGGAAAGTCCACTTTTATGAATATAATCACCAGAAAGCTAGAGCCCGACGAGGGAAATGTCGAATGGTCAAAGCGTGTAAGGGTCGGGTATCTAGACCAGCATACAGCGCTAAGTGAAGGTATGACTGTAAGAGACGTGCTTAAGGGCGCTTTCAAATATCTTTTCGACCTTGAGGACGAGATAAACGAGATATACGGAAAGATGGGAGAAGTTTCGCCTGAGGAGCTGGACAAGCTGATGGAGGAAGTCGGGACACTTCAGGACATGCTCTCGAACAACGGCTTCTACACCATAGACGCCAAAGTCGACGAGATAGCCAGAGGCCTGGGGCTTGACGATGTGGGACTCGAGCGAGATGTGCAGGACTTAAGTGGCGGGCAGAGGACCAAGGTATTGCTTGCGAAACTGCTGCTTGAAAAGCCCGACATACTGCTCCTAGACGAACCCACAAACTATCTGGACGAAGTGCATATAGAATGGCTGAAGCACTATCTTCAGAATTATGAGAACGCCTTTATACTCATATCCCACGACATACCGTTCCTAAACAGCGTGATAAACCTGGTCTACCATATGGAGAACCAGGAACTGAACCGCTACGTGGGAGACTACGACGACTTCCTGAAAGTCTACGAGGTGAAAAAGCAGCAGCTCGAATCGGCCTACAAGAAGCAGCAGCAGGAGATCTCGGAGCTCAAGGACTTCGTGGCCAGAAACAAGGCACGTGTCTCTACTAGGAACATGGCCATGTCGAGGCAGAAGAAGCTAGACAAGATGGACGTGATAGAGCTTGCCCGTGAAAAGCCGAAGCCGGAGTTCAACTTCAAGTACGGCAAGACTTCCGGAAAGCTTATATTCGAGGCAGTAGACCTTGTGATAGGCTATGACTCTCCGCTTTCAAGCCCGCTCAACCTCAGGATGGAGAGAGGCCAGAAAGTAGCCCTTACAGGCGCAAACGGAATCGGAAAGACCACTCTTCTAAAGAGCATTATAGGGGAACTTGTGCCTCTGTCGGGATCAGTTCAGCTTGGTGAGTCTCTTCAGATAGGGTATTTCGAGCAGGAGATAAAGGAAGCCAACTACAACACCTGCATAGAGGAGATATGGAACGAGTTCCCTTCACTGAGCCAGTACGAAGTCAGGGCAGCCCTTGCTAAATGCGGACTGACTACAGAGCATATAGAGAGCAAGGTGTATGTGCTAAGCGGTGGAGAGCAGGCTAAAGTAAGGCTATGCAAACTGATAAACAAAGAATCCAACCTGCTGGTGCTGGACGAGCCTACAAACCACCTCGACGTAGACGCCAAGGAAGAACTTAAAAGGGCGCTGAAAGCTTACAAGGGGAGCATCATCCTCATATCGCATGAGCCTGAATTCTACAGGGATGTAGCTACAGACGTATGGAACTGCGAGTCTTGGACCACAAAACTATTCTAA